A window from Fictibacillus halophilus encodes these proteins:
- the rocF gene encoding arginase — MLKDITVIGVPMDLGQMRRGVDMGPSAIRYAGVVERLENLDYRVEDFGDIDIARPEKQSNENEGNLKNLKGVIEASEKLSQTVSTVISNKKFPLVLGGDHSIAIGTLAGVSKHYENLGVIWYDAHGDLNTADTSPSGNIHGMPLAVSIGIGHERLTNISDYTPKIKPENIVIIGARSLDEGERELIKEKGIKVYTMHEVDRLGMAKVMEETIEYLAHTDGVHLSLDLDGLDPHDAPGVGTPVLGGISYRESHLAMEMLAEAEVITSAEFVEVNPILDEKNKTATVAVALMGSLFGEKLL, encoded by the coding sequence ATGTTGAAAGATATTACAGTAATCGGTGTACCGATGGATTTAGGACAAATGCGCCGCGGTGTGGATATGGGGCCGAGTGCGATTCGATATGCAGGTGTTGTTGAACGCCTTGAAAACCTGGATTATCGTGTAGAAGATTTTGGTGATATAGATATTGCTCGTCCAGAAAAACAAAGTAATGAAAACGAAGGCAATCTAAAAAATTTAAAGGGTGTAATTGAAGCGAGTGAAAAGCTCTCACAAACTGTTTCAACTGTAATCTCCAACAAGAAATTTCCACTTGTTTTAGGGGGAGACCATAGTATTGCGATCGGTACCTTAGCTGGGGTTTCTAAGCACTACGAGAATTTAGGTGTTATCTGGTATGATGCACATGGGGATTTAAATACAGCGGATACATCTCCGAGTGGAAACATCCATGGGATGCCTCTTGCTGTTAGTATTGGTATTGGTCATGAGAGACTTACAAACATAAGCGATTACACACCAAAGATTAAACCTGAAAATATAGTGATTATTGGAGCTCGTTCTTTAGATGAAGGAGAACGTGAGCTGATTAAAGAAAAAGGAATTAAAGTATATACGATGCATGAAGTTGATCGTCTTGGGATGGCGAAAGTTATGGAAGAGACGATTGAATACTTAGCACATACAGATGGTGTTCACTTGAGTCTTGATTTAGATGGTCTTGATCCACATGATGCACCTGGTGTTGGAACGCCAGTACTCGGAGGAATCAGCTATAGAGAGAGTCACTTGGCGATGGAAATGCTTGCTGAAGCAGAGGTTATTACTTCAGCAGAATTTGTAGAGGTTAATCCTATTTTAGATGAAAAGAACAAAACAGCGACGGTTGCTGTAGCTCTAATGGGTTCTTTATTTGGAGAAAAGCTACTATAA
- the glmM gene encoding phosphoglucosamine mutase, which translates to MGKYFGTDGVRGVANTELTPELAFKLGRFGGYVLTKNTERPKILIGRDTRISGQMLEGALVAGLLSIGAEVMRLGVISTPGVAFLTKALGAQAGVMISASHNPVADNGIKFFGADGFKLLDEQENEIEALLDNETDELPRPVGGDLGSVSDYFEGGQKYMHYLKQTIPGDFSGLHIALDCAHGATSSHAPHLFADLEADISTMGTSPNGLNINEGVGSTHPEKLAELVKEKGCDMGLAFDGDGDRLIAIDEKGNIVDGDQIMFICAKHLKEQGRLKQDTVVSTVMSNLGFYKAVEANEMKSAQTAVGDRYVMEEMRKNDFNLGGEQSGHIIFLDYTTTGDGLLSGIQLASILKATGKPLSELAGEMTKFPQLLINVKVADKSKLNGNDAIKAAIDKVETELEGNGRVLVRPSGTEPLVRVMVEAPTEELCQEHADKIVEVVKAELV; encoded by the coding sequence ATGGGAAAATATTTTGGTACTGACGGAGTTAGAGGAGTTGCAAATACAGAGCTTACGCCTGAATTAGCATTTAAATTAGGACGCTTTGGAGGGTATGTTCTTACAAAAAATACAGAAAGACCTAAAATCTTAATCGGACGTGACACGCGTATTTCGGGACAAATGCTAGAAGGTGCTCTTGTGGCAGGTCTTCTATCCATTGGTGCAGAAGTGATGCGTTTAGGCGTAATCTCGACTCCTGGAGTTGCTTTCTTAACAAAAGCTTTAGGCGCACAAGCGGGTGTAATGATCTCAGCGTCACATAACCCTGTAGCGGATAACGGCATCAAATTCTTTGGAGCAGACGGTTTTAAACTGTTAGATGAGCAAGAAAATGAGATTGAAGCCCTTTTAGATAATGAAACGGATGAACTTCCACGTCCTGTAGGCGGCGACTTAGGTTCAGTCAGCGATTATTTTGAAGGCGGACAAAAGTATATGCATTATCTGAAACAAACGATTCCTGGAGATTTTTCTGGTCTTCATATCGCTTTAGACTGTGCGCACGGAGCGACATCGTCACATGCACCGCATCTGTTTGCTGATCTTGAAGCAGACATCTCAACGATGGGTACAAGTCCGAACGGCTTAAACATCAATGAAGGTGTAGGAAGTACACATCCTGAAAAGCTTGCTGAACTTGTAAAGGAAAAAGGCTGCGACATGGGACTTGCATTTGACGGAGATGGAGACCGTTTGATCGCGATCGATGAAAAAGGAAACATTGTCGATGGAGACCAAATCATGTTCATCTGTGCGAAGCACCTGAAAGAGCAAGGGCGTTTGAAGCAAGATACAGTCGTTTCAACCGTAATGAGTAACTTAGGCTTCTATAAAGCTGTAGAAGCAAACGAGATGAAATCGGCGCAAACGGCAGTAGGTGACCGTTACGTAATGGAAGAGATGCGCAAGAACGACTTTAATCTAGGTGGAGAACAGTCTGGTCATATCATCTTCTTAGATTACACAACGACTGGAGACGGACTTCTATCTGGCATTCAGCTTGCTTCAATCTTAAAAGCAACTGGAAAGCCATTATCAGAGCTTGCAGGTGAGATGACAAAATTTCCGCAGCTTCTTATCAATGTGAAGGTTGCGGATAAGTCTAAATTAAACGGCAACGATGCGATCAAAGCTGCCATCGACAAAGTAGAAACAGAGCTTGAAGGAAACGGCCGAGTTCTCGTTCGTCCTTCTGGAACGGAGCCACTCGTGCGTGTAATGGTTGAAGCTCCAACAGAAGAACTCTGCCAAGAGCATGCGGATAAAATCGTAGAA
- a CDS encoding aspartyl-phosphate phosphatase Spo0E family protein, whose product MHRDLLIEQIEHSRQQMNELSKHLPLIAQEVVELSQEIDHLLNQYQRINEKEQLHL is encoded by the coding sequence ATGCACAGAGATTTATTAATCGAACAGATCGAACACTCCAGACAGCAAATGAATGAACTCTCAAAACACCTTCCACTAATCGCACAAGAAGTAGTTGAGCTCTCACAAGAGATTGATCACCTGCTTAACCAATATCAGCGCATAAATGAAAAAGAACAGTTGCATCTATAA
- the sigW gene encoding RNA polymerase sigma factor SigW produces the protein MDALIANMVTQVKKGDQEAFEGIVDLFKDKIYRHCFRMVGNGHEAEDLAQETFLRAYRNIGKYNSEYKFSTWIFRIATNLCIDRLRKKKPDYYLDAEVPGTEGATMYSQLSSEEPLPEEVVTENEEWNELQAEIMKLPEKYRTAILLKYVEDLSLEEISKIMDIPVPTVKTRIHRGREALKKVFQMVVKTR, from the coding sequence ATGGACGCCTTAATAGCGAATATGGTGACCCAAGTAAAAAAAGGGGACCAAGAAGCGTTTGAAGGCATTGTGGACCTGTTTAAAGATAAAATATACCGGCATTGTTTCCGGATGGTCGGCAATGGACATGAAGCAGAAGATCTAGCACAAGAAACTTTTTTAAGAGCTTACCGTAATATAGGTAAGTACAATAGTGAATACAAATTTTCAACCTGGATTTTTCGTATCGCTACAAATCTCTGTATCGACAGGTTAAGGAAGAAGAAACCGGATTATTATCTGGATGCAGAAGTACCAGGTACAGAAGGTGCTACTATGTATAGTCAACTTTCTAGTGAAGAGCCCCTACCTGAAGAAGTGGTTACTGAGAATGAAGAGTGGAATGAACTCCAGGCAGAAATTATGAAGCTTCCTGAAAAATACAGGACAGCTATTCTTTTAAAATACGTTGAAGATCTCTCGTTAGAAGAGATCAGCAAGATTATGGACATACCCGTTCCAACAGTAAAAACTCGTATACATCGAGGTCGGGAAGCGTTGAAGAAAGTATTTCAAATGGTTGTAAAAACGAGGTGA
- a CDS encoding anti-sigma factor family protein yields the protein MHCEASVYDELMNKVLDGDATKEEEQNFHNHLKDCETCREEFELLTVTLKELQLQSHIKAPDGFTEAVMAKLPKERQQVKWMRWMKSHPALTAAAIFVFFMAASVFTSYNQQDLAVVKGEGNLQIKKNERVVVVPAGETIKGDLVVENADVRIEGRVEGDVTVIKGDQYLASAGEVTGHSQEIGQVVEWVWYKLKSLVSTNNEAMNDTHKESRVHTAFFLVQFH from the coding sequence ATGCATTGTGAAGCTTCCGTATATGATGAATTAATGAATAAAGTACTTGATGGTGATGCGACGAAAGAAGAAGAACAAAACTTTCACAATCATCTTAAGGATTGTGAGACGTGTAGAGAAGAGTTTGAGCTGCTGACGGTTACATTGAAGGAATTGCAGCTGCAATCCCATATCAAGGCACCAGATGGCTTTACAGAGGCTGTGATGGCTAAACTGCCTAAAGAGAGGCAACAAGTAAAGTGGATGCGTTGGATGAAGAGCCATCCTGCTCTAACAGCTGCAGCGATTTTTGTGTTCTTTATGGCAGCATCCGTGTTCACGAGCTATAATCAACAAGACCTAGCCGTTGTAAAAGGCGAAGGTAACCTGCAGATTAAAAAGAATGAGCGAGTAGTAGTCGTTCCTGCTGGTGAAACCATTAAAGGCGACTTAGTTGTAGAGAATGCAGATGTTCGAATAGAAGGCAGAGTTGAAGGTGACGTAACGGTCATAAAAGGCGATCAATATCTTGCATCAGCTGGAGAAGTAACGGGCCACAGTCAGGAAATTGGTCAAGTGGTCGAATGGGTATGGTATAAGTTAAAATCTTTGGTTAGTACGAATAATGAAGCAATGAATGATACTCATAAGGAAAGCCGTGTCCATACGGCTTTTTTTCTTGTTCAATTTCACTAA
- the cdaA gene encoding diadenylate cyclase CdaA encodes MLPIADFNIFNYITQIIDILLVTYVIYKLIMLIRGTKAVQLLKGITVIIVVWFLSSSFDLRTMSWLMDKVITYGLLAIIIIFQPELRRALEQLGRGKFFSRTGLPEEEETEKAIAAICKSTNYMSKRRIGAIMSIERETGLSEYVETGIPIKAHLSSELLTNIFVPNTPLHDGAVIIKQSQIYAAGCYLPLTESPFVSKELGTRHRAALGISEVTDAITVIVSEETGTISLTKNGEIYRNLDEESLRNLLNAELIIANKSTSSTRWNWRGKKNGQTP; translated from the coding sequence ATGTTACCAATCGCAGATTTTAATATATTCAATTACATTACACAGATCATAGATATCTTGTTAGTGACGTATGTGATCTATAAGCTGATCATGTTGATACGTGGAACGAAAGCCGTTCAATTGTTAAAAGGGATAACCGTAATCATTGTGGTTTGGTTCCTTAGCAGTTCGTTTGATCTTAGAACGATGTCTTGGCTGATGGATAAAGTGATTACATACGGTCTTCTTGCCATCATCATCATTTTCCAACCAGAGTTAAGACGAGCGTTAGAGCAACTTGGACGTGGAAAGTTCTTTTCTCGTACCGGACTGCCTGAGGAAGAAGAAACGGAAAAAGCCATTGCAGCGATCTGTAAGTCGACGAACTATATGTCTAAGCGACGTATAGGAGCAATTATGTCAATTGAGCGAGAAACAGGATTAAGTGAGTACGTGGAAACAGGTATTCCGATTAAAGCGCATCTCTCTTCCGAATTATTGACGAATATATTTGTACCGAACACGCCGTTACATGATGGAGCTGTCATCATTAAACAAAGTCAGATCTATGCAGCAGGTTGCTACTTACCATTAACGGAAAGTCCGTTTGTTTCAAAAGAGCTTGGAACAAGACATAGAGCGGCACTAGGGATCAGTGAAGTAACAGATGCCATAACGGTTATCGTTTCTGAGGAAACAGGTACGATCTCTCTTACGAAGAATGGAGAAATCTATCGTAACCTGGACGAAGAGTCATTAAGAAATTTGTTAAACGCAGAATTGATTATTGCCAACAAGTCCACTTCCTCAACTCGCTGGAATTGGAGGGGAAAGAAAAATGGACAAACTCCTTAG
- a CDS encoding CdaR family protein: MDKLLSSSWFVKIIAFLLALMMYTIVTMETQEEAANNSIFSKMYTESETIENVQIKPYFDDNQYVLTDMPSSVDLTLTGSSRLITKATKVDKEFEVYIDLTNMKPGNKRVKVQVQGLPEGVKAKINPDYVDVILHKKVTKEMNVNVDLKNKRKMPEGYTAGEVEFSPRTVDVTGAEGMIEQISFITGFVDVTDADEAIQTKVPLRAYNQQGDLIDVQINPGVAEVSVPIKKPKKTVPISIETKGELDEGLSLQSITSDPSEITLTGTTTSLDKIDSFKEITIDLSEIKKDTTLTVDVPVPDGIDDVSLEEVKVEVNVEETGTEAETETEAGNEPETEPEVDQETTKTFSDVPLTLLGSDADKQATILDPADGVVDVTVRGKKSVLNSLKKSDLQGIVDVSSLDQGTHNVKIDWKNPGDVELTGTVQEASVEIQTETSSQ; encoded by the coding sequence ATGGACAAACTCCTTAGTAGTTCATGGTTTGTAAAAATTATTGCTTTCCTCCTTGCCCTCATGATGTATACGATCGTAACGATGGAGACGCAGGAAGAAGCAGCGAACAATTCGATATTCTCAAAAATGTATACAGAAAGTGAGACGATCGAGAACGTACAGATCAAACCGTACTTTGATGACAATCAATATGTTCTTACCGATATGCCATCATCGGTCGACCTTACATTAACAGGATCCAGCCGTTTGATTACAAAGGCGACAAAAGTGGATAAAGAATTCGAAGTCTATATTGACCTAACCAATATGAAACCTGGAAACAAGCGGGTTAAAGTTCAAGTTCAAGGTCTGCCTGAGGGTGTTAAGGCCAAGATTAACCCTGATTACGTGGATGTTATTCTGCATAAAAAAGTAACAAAAGAGATGAACGTTAATGTGGACTTGAAAAACAAAAGAAAAATGCCTGAAGGATATACAGCAGGTGAAGTTGAGTTCTCACCGAGAACGGTCGATGTGACAGGTGCTGAAGGGATGATCGAACAGATTTCATTCATTACAGGGTTCGTTGATGTAACGGATGCAGATGAAGCGATTCAAACAAAAGTTCCTCTGCGTGCATACAATCAACAAGGAGATTTAATTGATGTTCAGATCAACCCAGGAGTAGCTGAAGTATCCGTACCGATCAAGAAACCGAAGAAAACGGTACCGATATCTATCGAAACGAAAGGGGAATTAGATGAGGGACTTTCCCTTCAATCGATCACATCTGATCCAAGTGAGATTACATTAACTGGTACAACAACTTCTTTGGATAAAATTGATTCATTTAAAGAGATAACGATAGATTTAAGCGAGATCAAAAAAGATACGACACTGACCGTTGATGTCCCAGTACCAGATGGGATCGACGACGTTTCATTAGAAGAAGTAAAAGTAGAAGTGAACGTTGAAGAAACAGGTACTGAAGCAGAAACGGAAACAGAAGCGGGCAATGAACCAGAAACAGAACCAGAAGTCGATCAAGAGACGACAAAAACATTCAGTGATGTTCCATTAACACTGCTCGGAAGCGATGCTGACAAACAAGCAACGATATTAGATCCAGCAGATGGTGTTGTAGATGTAACGGTAAGAGGAAAAAAGAGTGTGCTCAATTCTCTTAAAAAGTCAGATCTGCAGGGAATCGTAGATGTGAGTTCACTTGATCAAGGAACACATAACGTGAAGATAGATTGGAAAAATCCAGGGGATGTTGAACTTACAGGTACAGTTCAGGAAGCCAGTGTGGAAATTCAAACAGAGACTAGCAGTCAATAG